From a region of the Actinopolymorpha singaporensis genome:
- a CDS encoding HNH endonuclease produces MSDGGECFDGHLGGQPGGRRVLPAGFADLPAGPGLAAAVAGVDVAGCSGFELEELIKARRRLICWLEAECLAAVNELAYAEPGRVDGPAGRRVTPDPMTPEVLEPLLGWTGYRAHQYVALAATLPRLPRVREALASGQLELNDVRVIVDRITDAEPDVWGAIEDAIFPKVLELRGGLLRAKVEAEVVKADPDAAAKRHRAARSGRNVAIWPAVDGVADLAIRGLSADQAAEAYGHIDAIARAVKATGDTRTLSQLRADVAAALLTGTADIADCSVPALAEQTHGETEQDEAGQDEVGQDDAEQKRPEQDEAGRDETRRDEKPRETEQCTAEGDAWQERGEQGCCAVHRYPDHDLHSAGCDCGDCAPAGTANTTAHYTPCHCSTTHDAEAHDAAARAAAAENATARTMGSNTSGPNSVLPTAGQIPRQNRRPDEPADPPGLPDPPDPPTGNPTPPTPPWCSSQPSWGAIRTRAKIQLNIPLTTLMGLSAQPGELGGFGPVITEVAARIVANHLDNPEARFSVGVTHPVTGRLLHLHPLPTRFLRGLQAELVHARDQRCAWTTCRRPAATCHLDHNTEHAHGGSTSVENIAPLCPRHHKAKTDRDWKLHQSGPGEHTLTDPHGRRYRSGTPSLTDPAVDDPVVSATTGTADNDLPPF; encoded by the coding sequence GTGAGCGATGGCGGTGAGTGCTTCGACGGCCACCTGGGCGGGCAGCCCGGTGGCCGTCGGGTGCTGCCCGCGGGGTTTGCTGATCTGCCGGCGGGTCCTGGGTTGGCGGCGGCGGTGGCGGGGGTCGACGTGGCTGGGTGTAGCGGGTTCGAGCTGGAGGAGCTGATCAAGGCACGGCGGCGGCTGATCTGCTGGCTGGAGGCTGAGTGCCTGGCCGCGGTGAACGAGTTGGCCTACGCCGAACCCGGCAGGGTTGACGGCCCGGCCGGACGCAGGGTCACCCCGGATCCGATGACCCCGGAGGTCCTCGAACCGCTGCTGGGGTGGACCGGGTACCGCGCGCACCAGTACGTGGCCCTGGCCGCCACGCTGCCCCGGCTGCCGCGGGTACGTGAGGCGTTGGCCAGCGGGCAGCTGGAGCTCAACGATGTGCGGGTGATCGTGGACCGGATCACCGACGCCGAACCCGATGTGTGGGGTGCCATCGAGGACGCGATCTTCCCCAAAGTCCTGGAACTGCGGGGCGGGTTGTTGCGGGCGAAGGTCGAAGCCGAGGTCGTCAAGGCAGACCCCGACGCCGCCGCCAAACGTCACCGCGCCGCCAGGTCCGGGCGCAACGTGGCGATCTGGCCCGCCGTCGACGGCGTCGCCGACCTCGCCATCCGCGGCCTGTCCGCAGACCAGGCCGCCGAAGCGTACGGCCACATCGACGCCATCGCCCGCGCAGTCAAAGCAACCGGCGACACCCGCACCCTCAGCCAACTCCGCGCCGACGTCGCCGCCGCCCTACTCACCGGCACCGCCGACATCGCCGACTGCTCGGTCCCAGCGCTCGCTGAACAAACGCACGGCGAAACCGAGCAGGACGAGGCTGGGCAGGACGAGGTTGGGCAGGATGATGCGGAGCAGAAGCGGCCTGAGCAGGACGAGGCTGGGCGGGACGAGACGCGGCGGGACGAGAAGCCGCGGGAGACTGAGCAGTGCACCGCGGAAGGCGACGCCTGGCAGGAGCGCGGCGAGCAGGGGTGCTGTGCGGTACACCGGTACCCCGACCACGACCTGCACAGCGCCGGATGTGACTGCGGCGACTGCGCTCCCGCCGGAACCGCAAACACCACCGCCCACTACACCCCCTGCCACTGCTCCACCACGCACGACGCTGAAGCCCACGACGCCGCCGCGCGCGCCGCGGCCGCAGAGAATGCAACCGCTCGCACCATGGGGTCCAACACCTCCGGTCCCAACTCCGTTCTCCCCACCGCGGGTCAGATTCCGCGGCAGAACCGCAGACCCGATGAGCCGGCCGACCCGCCGGGTCTGCCTGATCCGCCTGATCCACCGACAGGCAACCCGACACCACCAACACCACCCTGGTGCTCCTCACAACCGAGCTGGGGTGCCATACGAACGCGCGCGAAGATCCAGCTGAACATCCCGCTCACCACCCTGATGGGGCTGTCCGCCCAGCCGGGTGAGCTCGGCGGGTTCGGACCCGTCATCACCGAGGTGGCCGCCAGGATCGTCGCCAACCACCTCGACAACCCCGAGGCGAGATTCAGTGTCGGGGTCACCCACCCGGTCACCGGACGCTTGTTGCATCTGCATCCGCTACCCACCCGATTCCTGCGCGGGCTGCAGGCAGAGCTCGTGCATGCCCGCGACCAGCGCTGCGCATGGACCACCTGCAGGAGACCGGCGGCGACCTGCCATCTGGACCACAACACCGAACACGCCCACGGCGGATCGACGTCTGTAGAGAACATCGCACCGCTGTGCCCGCGCCACCACAAGGCCAAAACCGACCGCGACTGGAAACTCCACCAGAGCGGACCCGGCGAACACACCCTCACCGACCCCCACGGCCGGCGCTACCGCAGCGGAACACCATCCCTCACCGACCCGGCCGTCGATGACCCAGTGGTCAGCGCCACAACGGGAACGGCCGACAACGACCTACCGCCGTTCTGA
- a CDS encoding RNA polymerase sigma factor, with the protein MESAKLIAGMARIVRDVGLAEELAQEALVAALEQWPTEGVPPKPAAWLMTIAKRRGIDRLRREERRDQKYAEIARDLDVEQGDHADEVAAALDDHIEDDLLRLIFVACHPVLSTDARLAMTLRVIGGLRTDEIARAFLVPEATIAQRIVRAKRTLAQSGVPFEIPEGSDRAARLSSVLEVIYLIFNEGYAATAGDDWLRPALCDEALRLGRILAELAPGEAEVHGLVALMEIQASRANARVDASGQPVLLLDQDRGRWDQLLIRRGLAALERADSLGQPAGPYVVQAAIAACHARARTPEETDWTRIVGLYGVLAAMVPSPVVELNRAVAVGMARGPAEGLALVDALVAEGTLAEYHLLPSVRGDLLVKLDRRDEARAEFERAASLTRNERERALLLRRAADCTTD; encoded by the coding sequence ATGGAGTCGGCCAAACTGATCGCCGGGATGGCCCGGATCGTGCGCGACGTCGGCCTGGCCGAGGAACTCGCGCAGGAGGCGCTGGTCGCCGCCCTGGAGCAGTGGCCGACCGAGGGGGTTCCCCCGAAACCGGCGGCGTGGCTGATGACCATCGCCAAGCGGCGCGGGATCGACCGGCTGAGGCGGGAGGAGCGGCGCGACCAGAAGTACGCCGAGATCGCCCGCGACCTCGACGTCGAGCAGGGCGACCACGCCGACGAGGTGGCCGCTGCCCTGGACGACCACATCGAGGACGACCTGCTCCGGTTGATCTTCGTCGCCTGCCATCCGGTGCTGTCCACCGATGCCCGGCTGGCGATGACGTTGCGGGTGATCGGTGGCCTGCGTACGGACGAGATCGCCCGCGCCTTCCTCGTACCCGAAGCCACGATCGCCCAGCGGATCGTGCGCGCGAAACGCACGCTCGCTCAGTCCGGTGTGCCGTTCGAGATCCCCGAGGGTTCCGACCGCGCGGCCCGACTGTCGTCGGTGCTCGAGGTGATCTATCTGATCTTCAACGAGGGGTACGCCGCGACCGCCGGTGACGACTGGCTGCGGCCGGCCCTGTGCGACGAGGCGTTGCGGCTGGGGCGGATCCTGGCTGAGCTCGCACCGGGTGAGGCCGAGGTGCACGGCCTGGTCGCACTGATGGAGATCCAGGCATCGCGGGCGAACGCGCGGGTCGACGCGTCCGGGCAGCCGGTGCTGTTGCTCGACCAGGACCGCGGGCGCTGGGACCAGCTGCTCATCCGCCGGGGACTGGCCGCACTGGAGCGGGCCGACTCGCTGGGGCAGCCCGCCGGGCCGTACGTCGTCCAGGCCGCGATCGCCGCCTGCCACGCTCGCGCCCGTACGCCGGAGGAGACCGACTGGACGCGGATCGTCGGGTTGTACGGCGTACTCGCCGCGATGGTCCCCTCGCCGGTGGTCGAGCTCAACCGCGCGGTCGCGGTGGGAATGGCCCGGGGCCCGGCGGAGGGACTCGCCCTGGTGGATGCGCTGGTCGCCGAGGGCACGCTGGCGGAGTACCACCTGTTGCCGTCTGTGCGCGGCGACCTGTTGGTGAAGCTGGACCGGCGGGACGAGGCGCGGGCGGAGTTCGAGCGCGCCGCCTCGCTCACCCGCAACGAGCGCGAACGCGCTCTGCTCCTGCGCCGCGCCGCCGACTGCACCACCGACTGA
- a CDS encoding ISL3 family transposase, with protein sequence MRVSTVFNRILGLPGASVCSVEFTGDGLVVGLRRRRGRRYRCPCGYSTRARYDISRRRWRHLDFGATKVWLEADIARIACPACGIRTETVPWARPNARHTRDFQDVIGWLAQRMDKTSVARLLRCSWEAVDRAVRMLVAEHLPTDRLDGLYRIGVDEISYKRGHHYLTIVCDHDTGRVVWVTKDRTRKAFTDFFTALGPDRSEQLTAITMDGSPIYMPVAEENAPQAAVCLDPFHVIKWANEALDKARQANPAIPPTPATPIKRSGPLTVAEQINAPAKAWRRLKTALRSGAENLTDERRALINALRRHNYQLFRSWTLKEQLRDLYRIPPEQARRYLKRWIIRAFRSTIPAMHQLATRLTKYFEQTVAAVELGLSNSRAEGINSKIRVIQRRGYGHPGPDSLTAMIYLCLGGITLNLPTQT encoded by the coding sequence GTGCGCGTCAGCACAGTATTCAACCGCATCCTGGGTCTGCCCGGGGCATCGGTGTGCTCGGTGGAGTTCACCGGCGACGGCCTGGTTGTGGGTCTTCGGCGCCGGCGGGGTCGCCGCTACCGGTGCCCGTGTGGGTACTCGACCCGGGCCCGCTATGACATCTCCCGCCGCCGCTGGCGCCACCTGGACTTCGGGGCCACCAAGGTGTGGCTGGAAGCCGACATCGCCCGGATCGCCTGCCCCGCATGTGGGATCCGCACCGAGACCGTGCCGTGGGCGCGGCCGAACGCCCGGCACACTCGCGACTTCCAAGACGTGATCGGCTGGCTGGCCCAGCGCATGGACAAAACGAGCGTCGCGCGGCTGCTTCGGTGCTCGTGGGAAGCGGTCGACCGGGCAGTGAGAATGCTGGTGGCCGAGCACCTGCCCACCGACCGGCTGGACGGGCTGTATCGGATCGGGGTGGACGAGATCTCCTACAAACGTGGCCACCACTATCTGACCATCGTCTGCGACCACGACACCGGCCGGGTGGTGTGGGTCACCAAGGACCGCACCCGCAAAGCGTTCACCGACTTCTTCACCGCCCTGGGCCCTGACCGCAGCGAACAGCTCACTGCGATCACCATGGACGGCTCACCGATCTACATGCCCGTCGCCGAAGAGAACGCGCCCCAGGCCGCGGTGTGCCTGGACCCCTTCCACGTCATCAAGTGGGCCAACGAAGCCCTCGACAAAGCCCGCCAAGCCAACCCCGCCATACCGCCCACCCCGGCCACGCCGATCAAGCGGTCCGGGCCGCTCACCGTGGCCGAACAGATCAACGCCCCCGCCAAGGCGTGGCGACGACTGAAGACAGCGCTGCGCTCAGGTGCTGAGAACCTCACCGACGAACGCCGCGCCCTCATCAACGCCCTGCGCCGCCACAACTACCAACTCTTCCGGTCGTGGACCCTCAAAGAACAACTACGAGACCTCTACCGCATCCCACCCGAACAGGCCCGCCGATACCTCAAAAGGTGGATCATCCGCGCGTTCCGATCCACGATCCCCGCGATGCACCAACTGGCCACCCGCCTGACCAAGTACTTCGAACAAACCGTCGCAGCCGTCGAACTCGGCCTGTCCAACTCCCGAGCAGAAGGCATCAACAGCAAGATCCGAGTCATCCAACGCCGCGGCTACGGACACCCAGGACCCGACTCCCTCACCGCCATGATCTACCTCTGTCTCGGCGGGATCACCCTCAACCTCCCCACACAAACCTGA